From the Malus domestica chromosome 17, GDT2T_hap1 genome, one window contains:
- the LOC103416933 gene encoding non-specific lipid transfer protein GPI-anchored 30: MAKYQNNALVILAFAGIMAQEGMLMVASAQGDTSCLSQLAPCLNYLNGTRHPPDNCCDPLKSMIKSNPQCLCSMISNRATNQAEQAGIDINEAQQLPGRCGERVNPLACLSSSPPSRAPSNSRNSVPNSANDAFSLLSRGSLAATALSSSLQILLFIGIKYNALF, encoded by the exons ATGGCTAAGTACCAAAACAATGCACTAGTAATACTAGCTTTTGCCGGCATCATGGCGCAGGAAGGAATGTTAATGGTGGCTTCTGCTCAAGGAGACACGTCTTGCCTCAGTCAGCTTGCTCCTTGCCTCAACTACCTGAATGGAACCCGTCACCCGCCCGACAATTGTTGCGATCCTCTCAAATCGATGATAAAGTCTAATCCACAATGTTTGTGTAGTATGATCAGCAACCGGGCCACCAATCAAGCTGAGCAAGCCGGCATCGATATCAACGAGGCTCAGCAGTTGCCTGGAAGATGTGGTGAACGTGTCAACCCGCTCGCCTGCCTTTCAA GTTCTCCTCCTAGTCGTGCTCCTAGTAATTCCAGGAACTCAGTTCCAAATTCTGCAAACGATGCCTTTTCGTTGCTCTCTCGTGGAAGCCTGGCGGCCACAGCTCTATCGTCGTCTCTTCAGATTCTTCTATTTATTGGTATCAAATACAACGCATTATTCTAG
- the LOC103404126 gene encoding potassium transporter 4, translating to MEPDSAISTPSRNPPPPPSQLSWVNLSRNLILAYQSLGVVYGDLSTSPLYVYTSTFTGNLHNHNSEEVIFGAFSLIFWTITLVPLLKYVFILLSADDNGEGGTFALYSLLCRHAKFSLLPNQQAADEELSAYKYGPSSQVVSSSPLKRFLEKHKRLRTALLVVVLFGTCMVIGDGVLTPAISVLSAVSGLQVTEEKLTDGELLLLACVILVGLFALQHCGTHRVAFLFAPIVIIWLISIFSIGLYNTIQWNPDIVHALSPHYIIKFFHETGKDGWISLGGILLSITGTEAMFADLGHFTALSIRLAFAFAIYPCLVVQYMGQAAFMSKHPGSIRYSFYDSIPVPVFWPVFVIATLASIVGSQAVITATFSIIKQCHALGCFPRVKVVHTSKHICGQIYIPEINWILMILTLAITIGFQDTTLIGNAYGLACMMVMFITTFLMALVIIFVWQKSVVLAAIFLIFFWFIEGVYLSAALIKVPQGGWVPFVLSFIFMIVMYVWHYGTRKKYNYDLHNKVSLKWLLGLGPSLGIVRVPGIGLIYSELATGVPAIFSHFVTNLPAFHKVLVFVCVKSVQVPWVSPEERFLIGRICPRPYRMYRCIVRYGYKDIQRDDGDFEDLLIQSIAEFIQMEAGEPQFSSPENTSFDGRMAVISTRTVQSSLSLIASEQEGSGVGDSIQSSKSLALRSMGSVYDDENPQMRRHQVRFQVPSNVGMDPAVREELMDLIQARETGVAYIMGHSYVKARRSSSFLKKLVIDMGYSFLRKNCRGPAVALNIPHISLIEVGMIYYV from the exons ATGGAGCCGGACTCTGCAATTTCGACGCCCTCCCggaatcctcctcctcctcctagtCAG CTTTCATGGGTGAATCTCTCCAGAAATCTCATACTTGCATATCAAAGCCTTGGCGTGGTTTATGGGGACCTTAGTACTTCTCCTCTCTATGTTTATACTAGCACATTCACAGGGAATCTGCACAACCATAACTCTGAGGAAGTGATATTTGGTGCATTTTCTTTAATCTTCTGGACCATTACACTGGTACCCTTGCTCAAGTACGTCTTTATCCTATTGAGTGCTGACGATAATGGTGAAG GTGGGACTTTTGCGCTTTACTCGCTGCTTTGCCGCCATGCAAAGTTTAGTTTACTTCCCAACCAGCAAGCAGCTGATGAGGAGCTTTCAGCTTACAAATACGGTCCTTCATCACAGGTTGTAAGCTCTTCCCCATTAAAGAGATTTTTGGAGAAGCATAAAAGGTTACGGACGGCCCTACTAGTGGTGGTATTGTTCGGCACTTGCATGGTCATAGGAGATGGCGTGCTCACTCCAGCAATTTCAG TTTTATCAGCGGTATCAGGGTTACAAGTTACAGAAGAGAAATTAACTGATG GTGAACTCCTCTTGCTGGCATGTGTCATATTGGTTGGCCTGTTTGCTTTGCAGCATTGTGGCACCCACAGGGTAGCATTTTTGTTTGCACCTATTGTAATAATCTGGTTGATATCGATATTTTCCATTGGGCTGTACAACACAATACAGTGGAACCCAGATATTGTTCATGCATTGTCGCCCCATTATATTATCAAGTTTTTCCATGAGACTGGTAAAGATGGTTGGATTTCTCTTGGTGGGATTCTTCTCTCAATAACTG GTACTGAAGCTATGTTTGCAGATCTTGGTCATTTCACTGCCTTATCGATAAGA CTTGCGTTTGCATTTGCTATATATCCTTGTTTGGTAGTACAATACATGGGTCAAGCTGCTTTCATGTCTAAACATCCTGGCTCCATTCGTTACAGTTTCTATGACTCCATACCTG TTCCTGTATTTTGGCCCGTCTTTGTTATTGCTACCCTAGCATCAATTGTTGGAAGCCAGGCTGTTATAACTGCTACTTTCTCAATCATCAAGCAATGTCATGCCCTTGGTTGTTTCCCCCGAGTCAAAGTTGTCCACACCTCAAAGCATATATGCGGGCAGATCTACATTCCAGAAATTAACTGGATCCTTATGATCCTTACTCTTGCCATAACCATTGGATTTCAAGACACTACTTTGATCGGAAATGCTTATG GACTTGCTTGCATGATGGTTATGTTTATCACGACATTCCTTATGGCACTGGTAATAATCTTTGTTTGGCAGAAAAGTGTGGTTCTGGCTgcgatttttctgatttttttctgGTTCATTGAGGGAGTGTACTTATCAGCAGCACTCATTAAAGTACCTCAGGGAGGATGGGTCCCTTTTGTTCTCTCGTTCATCTTTATGATTGTTATGTATGTCTGGCATTATGGTACACGGAAGAAGTATAACTATGATCTTCACAACAAAGTCTCGTTAAAATGGCTACTTGGTCTTGGCCCGAGCCTTGGTATAGTCCGGGTGCCTGGGATAGGTCTCATATACTCAGAGTTGGCAACAGGAGTTCCTGCAATATTCTCTCACTTTGTAACAAATCTTCCTGCATTCCACAAGGTGTTGGTTTTTGTTTGTGTAAAATCAGTTCAGGTGCCATGGGTTTCACCTGAGGAACGATTTCTGATTGGCCGGATATGTCCAAGACCTTATCGTATGTATAGGTGCATTGTGAGGTATGGGTACAAAGACATCCAACGGGATGATGGGGACTTTGAGGACCTGCTCATACAGAGTATAGCAGAGTTCATCCAGATGGAAGCGGGGGAACCACAATTCTCAAGCCCAGAGAACACATCATTTGATGGAAGGATGGCGGTTATAAGCACGAGGACAGTGCAATCAAGTTTGAGCTTGATAGCTAGTGAACAAGAGGGTTCTGGTGTGGGGGACTCCATCCAAAGCAGCAAATCTTTGGCCCTGCGGAGTATGGGATCAGTGTATGATGATGAGAACCCACAAATGAGGAGGCACCAAGTGAGGTTTCAGGTGCCGTCAAATGTGGGTATGGATCCTGCAGTAAGGGAAGAGCTGATGGATTTAATCCAGGCCAGGGAAACAGGGGTTGCGTATATAATGGGGCATTCATATGTGAAGGCGAGGAGGTCGTCATCCTTTCTGAAGAAGCTTGTGATTGATATGGGGTATTCTTTTCTTAGGAAGAACTGCAGGGGCCCTGCCGTGGCGCTTAACATTCCTCACATCAGTCTTATCGAAGTTGGGATGATATACTATGTCTGA
- the LOC103404127 gene encoding nudix hydrolase 13, mitochondrial-like: MSSSVLARTGRQRQRYDNNFRLVSGCIPYRITENYEDDDESGDIENKIQVLMVSSPDRHDRVFPKGGWEDDETVLEAACREAFEEAGVKGNLRETPLGVWEFRSKSREEMCSLSLEGGCRGYMFALEVTQELDTWPEHQNRDRKWLSIKEAFRVCRYEWMRKALEQFLRVMGGGLVLSVCDDNDNIDDEDGKVKVVEMMMGSEDEMKLGGELPPSDSTLQPPLLPLSDAEHVMAECKIVSSNCYIKPASSSSSASASQLVISVHCHGTWLSRTSGGCH, translated from the exons ATGCATTCCTTACCGGATAACAGAAAActatgaagatgatgatgagaGTGGTGATATTGAGAACAAGATACAAGTTCTTATGGTTTCTTCACCAGACCGCCATGACAGAGTCTTCCCAAAA GGTGGATGGGAGGATGATGAAACTGTTTTAGAAGCTGCTTGTCGGGAAGCCTTTGAGGAAGCAGGGGTCAAAGGAAATCTAAGA GAAACTCCGCTGGGAGTATGGGAGTTCAGAAGCAAAAGCAGAGAGGAGATGTGCAGCCTCAGCCTGGAAGGAGGATGCAGAGGATATATGTTTGCATTAGAGGTCACTCAAGAGCTTGATACCTGGCCAGAACACCAAAACCGTGACAGGAAATGG CTAAGCATAAAGGAGGCATTTAGGGTGTGCCGGTATGAATGGATGCGCAAAGCGTTGGAGCAGTTTCTGAGAGTCATGGGAGGAGGACTAGTACTGTCAGTTTGTGATGATAATGATAATATTGAtgatgaggatggaaaagtgAAAGTTGTGGAGATGATGATGGGATCAGAAGATGAGATGAAATTAGGAGGGGAGCTGCCACCTTCGGATTCTACCCTGCAGCCGCCGCTGCTGCCGTTGTCAGATGCGGAACATGTGATGGCTGAATGTAAAATAGTGTCGTCAAACTGCTACATAAAgccagcttcttcttcttcaagtgcTAGTGCTAGTCAACTGGTGATATCAGTTCATTGTCATGGCACTTGGCTCTCAAGGACAAGCGGGGGTTGCCATTGA